Sequence from the Pirellulales bacterium genome:
AGCCTTCTTAATGCGCGGCAGCAGGCGGTGCAGCGCCTTGAGTTCGCAGTCTTGTTTGATCTCCTCGGCGCTGCGGCCTTGGCTGTCGGCCGCGTCGGCGTTCTCGATAAATTCGCTGTCGAGCGACACCACCACGCCGCCGGGGCCCAACAGTTTGGCTTCCAGGACGTGATGCATGTAGTAGGTGTGCTTGCCGTGCCGTTGCGTCAGACAGTGCGGGCAATGCCGCCGGTGGAAACAGAGCACGCCGGTCGCGTCGATCAACAGGACCGGCCGGCCCAACAAGCGCGCGGCGTCGAGGGCCTTCATGCGGAGCAACCGTTGCACCATCCGGCCGCGCAGCCGCTCCCAGCCGGCCAACTCCACCTGCCCCAGAAAGTAGTCGAGGGTGTCGTGGACCGGCAACGTCGTCTGCGCGGTCTGGGCCAGGCGATTGAGATTGGCCAGCACCTGGGGGCCGCCGTCGCGCAGCTCGAAGTCGAGTTGGCGGCGCGAGCTCAATTGCAGCAGGTACAGGGCGAGGCCCCACCAGCCGAGGAACCGCCGCGGATAGATAATGGCGTCTGGGTTGCGGCGGTCGGGCAAACGATCCAGCCATTGGTTCAGCTCGGGGAAGAAATGGCGGACGGTCTGGACCAGGGCCCGACCGGCGATCAGGGTCGCCCCGCCTGGCGGCGGCGGTGCCGCGCATGGGTCCGCACCAAGGCCAGGCTGAGCTGCTGAATCTCTTTGAGCACTTGCTTGAGCCGTTTGTGTTCGGCGATCCATGCCCGTACCTCCGGGAGCAAATCTTTGGGAACGTAGACAGAGTGGGTCTTGTTCCCGGCTCCCTTGAAGGTCAGGTGCTGGCCGGTGTGCAGCGGGCCGCCGTGGTGACAGCGGCAGGCGGGCCGGCCGCACCGGTGGGTGTAGCCGTTCAGGGAGGCCGCCAGGACAATCGAGCGCGGCGCCAGCTTCTTGAGCCGGCTGTCGAGCATCCGACGGATCAGGGTGGGATGGTCGGGGACGCGCATGGCAGGCCCGGGAACAGGGTGCGGATACCGCCGTTGTTAGGCTTAGCGGAAAAAGGGCGAAAAGGCCAGGTTCGACCAAAACCTGAACGGGCGCACCGTCGTGTTGACGGGGCGGAGCCTATCGAATGGTTCAAACGCCCCCGGAACGTGCGAGAAAAAAACCATTCCTCAAGGCTGCTCGAAACCTACACTATTGCTGCTGTTGATCTTCGTCGGCCGACTCGACGGTTCCATGCGGGCGGGGGACGATGGCCGTCAACGGCACATTGAGCGGCGGCAATTGTTCCTGCCACGACAGCGCCGGCAGCCGCTCCAGCGTGCGCGTCTCGACCCGCACGAAAATCGACTCGGCGGCCCGGCCCCGATAAA
This genomic interval carries:
- a CDS encoding DUF6788 family protein, producing the protein MRVPDHPTLIRRMLDSRLKKLAPRSIVLAASLNGYTHRCGRPACRCHHGGPLHTGQHLTFKGAGNKTHSVYVPKDLLPEVRAWIAEHKRLKQVLKEIQQLSLALVRTHARHRRRQAGRP